GAGAATCTCAGTCGCCATGCCGAGACGATCATAGACCCCGGCGCGCATGTGCGGGGCGGACGGCCGCGCCGCGAGGGGAGCGCGCGCGCATGAGCGGGACCGCCCACACGGCACCCCCAGTCTTTCATCGGCTATGGTGAGCATCGTCATCTGGGCTGCCGACAGGCGGAGCGCGCCCTCATGAGCACGGGGCCACATGAACTTTCCGCGCTCGAGACGCTTCGCATACACGCATAGCCCAGACCCGTCCCAGACTAGGGCCTTCAACCTGTCGCCCCTTTTCCCGCGGAACAGGAAAACCGCCCCCGAGAATGAATCAAGCTGGTCGAGGCAAGCATCTCGCCAACAGAGGCGGCAAAGCAACTCGGCATCGGCTGATCGACCATCTATAGAGAAATGCGCCGCCTCGGCGTGGAAAGGCCTGTCTGAATGTCCAGACCGAAATCTGCCCATGATCTTTCGGGCCTGATGAAATATGTGGATCGTGAGCCCTGGGATGAAGCGATGGCCGAAATGCTGTCCGCACATCTGGAACCGGCGTGCGAGGCAACGGGACTGGAGCCCGACGCCATATTCGAAATCATCGGCGATCACTGGCAAGGGCCGCTATGGGGCTGCGCCTTTGAAGATCTGCTCACGCAGGAACTGGAACCGGACGGTGGCAATCTGGTCGATGACTATCTCAAGCGGCGGGGCTGGAACGAAAAGGCGCCGAACAAGGCCTATATGCGCGCACTGCGCGGTACGGTCATGTCGCTCTATGAGGTGAGCGAGGTTCTGCCCGGCCAGTCGATGACCTTGCGCGATCTGCTGCGCGACGTTGCCCCGGTGACGGTGCGGGAACACGGTGCAACCCAGACCCTCGTCAACTGGGACAAGATCGCCGCAAGGATTGTTGACGTGAACGGTCGCCAAGGCATTTCCGGAGCGCTGCTGCCGTTCAGTGCTGAAGGTGCCGCACGCGTAATCGACGCATTTTCCCGACTTTCGGACGATGCTCAGGACACTGCCGGATTGGCCCCCCTCGACCGGGACGCTCTCCTGCGGGCATCGGGACCGATGTTCACGAATATGTGGCTGCTCGATTGCCTGGGCAAGGCGATGCCCGGCAGCACTCCGGATATGATCAACGCGGACGGCGATGATCTCGTATTCCACCGAATCATTTTCCCTCTGGCAAAGGGCGTGATCGGCAAGAGCGTGGCCAGAAGGCTGGACGCAGCCCCCTGGCTTGAGCCTGCCAGCGACAGTTTCTGGAACTGGCTGGCTCCAGTCAAAAAGGGCGGGAATTCTCAATCGAACAAAGGAAAGCAGGCCTTCGTCACAACCATGGAAGACGGCACGCCGGTTTTCGCCAATGTGGAACTGAAGGGCCGCAAGCTGATCGTCGAGGTGAACAGCGCCGCCCGTGCGGAAAAAGCGATCATACAGATACGCGAATGGCTCGGTGATTCCGTCAGTGCTCCCATGACTGAAATTCGGACACTGGCCCAGATCATGGCCGATGATGCAGCACGCGCCCCGCAGGACGAGACGCTGGCTATACCGCCACACGAAATGGAGCGCATCGTTCACGACATGCTGACCCGTGAATATACGAAAACGCTCGATGAGCCGGTTCCTGCCCTCGGTCACAAGACGCCGCGTGCTCTGGCCCGCACAAAGGCCGGACGGACGAAAGTGGCCGACTGGCTCAAATATATTGAAAACGGCGCGGCAAAATCCGACGCTGCCGATCCGATGGGCACCTATGACTTCACATGGATGTGGGCAGAGCTGGGGCTCAGCGACCTCCGGCGGTAACGGCAATCACGCCATTCTTGATATGTTCTCGCTTAGCGTTGTCTGGCGTACCTTCCACGCTATGCTCTCAAGAAGACGGTGCGCTGCACGATTGAGGTGAAGCCGGCAAACGCTCAGCGTTGACTGCACTTCAGGGCGACCGTGCTCCTTGCCAAGGCAGAGGGCGCACCGCCCGCGCGCGCCACCGCATGGGGATCGTCCGTCGGGACGGGTTGAACAAGAACGGTGCCGTGCCGATCGCCGATCGCGAGCATCAAGGCGATAATAGTGGAAGCCTTGTGGCGCATGGGCATGGTGTGGATTGAACCAAGGAAGGTAACAAGCATCGCAGACCGAGCATATCGTGACACTCTATAGACTTTTGTGAATCAATGACCGGCAACTGATTCAAAGAAGTCATCGGACTTTACGGGGTCGATTTTGTAGGCTTTGCGCCATGAAAGGCGCAATCCCCCCTGATCCGATCGAGCTGGTGGCGCTTGACCCGACGCGCAACATTCGCCGGCGTTATAGCATTAGCGCGAGTTTTGATTTGTTCGGCATGATCATTGTCGAAACCCGTTGGGGGCGGATCGGCGCAGCCGGCCAAACCCAGTGTCACGCCTTTGCCGATCGTGCCGCAGCTGATCGTCATATCGCGGCGATTCTCCGGAGACGTGGTACGGCCGAAAGGCGGATCGGGATTGTCTATCGGCCGGTAGAGAGAAGCGGAGCGTAACGAGAAACTCTTCAATTGCCTCGATCCGTCAGTTTGATCGTTGCGAGATCGTGGCAGGGCATGCCGGCGTTGCCGGTGGCCTCACTGTGGCGGATGAATATCGCCCTCATAGCGCGTCCTTAGCCGACTATTGATAACCCGCCTCCCTTTGGTGGCGCACGGCCAACAGCGCCACCGTCTCGCCATCGAAGTGATACAGGACAACATAGCCGCTGTTTCCAAAGTCGATCAGCTTTTCCCGATATTCGGACTCCATATCTTCAGTTGGTCGGCCGATGTGCGGGGTTGCCGCCAGAATCCGAACCCCTCCCCGGATCGCGGCGACTGCGCGTCTCACTGCGTCGGCGTCTTTGGTCTTCAACCAGCGATGGAGCCGGTCAACATCGGCCAGTGCTTCGGCCGTCCAGATCAGACGTGGCACTTAGGCGGCTCCGCATCCTCACCCGCTTCGAGCTTCGCCAACCAGACATCGGCTTCCTCAAGCGTCACATGCAAGCCCGTCTGCTGATAGTTTTCCCATGCCCGAATGGCGTCCTGTTTGAATGCCTCACGCTTTTCCTCGCGCTCGACATACTGCGCGATAGCTTCGCGCATAATCCAATGCGAGCTGCGCCGGCGCGCGTTGGCCAGGTGCTGCACACGCCCTTTCAGGGCATCGTCCAGCTTAATAGATGTTGCCGTTGCCATCGTGCTACCTCCATAATGAAAGGTGTTACCCAGCGCTACTATATGCTGCTTGCACTCAGCCGTCATCCTCTGCCGTTACTGCGCCCCTAGTTGCTCGCGCTTCCCAAACTCGCAAGCGGACTCGCTCAAGGTGACGATCCACTGACAAGCAAGAGCGGTCAGTCATATCCGACCCGAGCGGCACATCGTTGACGATGAGCCTTTGAGCGGTTTTAGGCATTGAAGGCGGCCAGTGCCTTCAGGCTCGTTTATGTCAATATAGGGTATATCCTATGTTGGCGTAAGGAAACGCGTTGAAAATATGTCAGAAAAGAGCCTGTATGTCCTTTTGTTGACATATGACGGCTCATATCTAAAGGTCTAATCTGACAGATTGGGCTTGGGGAGTGGAATGAAGGGTCAAAGGATCGGCTATATCCGGGTCAGCACTTTCGAACAGAATATCGATCGTCAGTTGGACGGTGTCGCGCTGGATCGGGTCTTCACCGATCGCGCCTCGGGCAAGGATGTCGGTAGGCCGCAACTGGAAGCCATGCTCTCCTTCATTCGAGAGGGTGACACGCTGGTCGTCCACAGCATGGACCGCCTCGCGCGCAATCTCGACGACCTGCGCAAACTCGTCCAGTTGCTCACCCGACAGGGCATCCGCATCGAATTCGTCAAGGAAAGCCTTTCCTTCACCGGCGAGGATTCGCCGATGGCCAATCTCATGCTGTCGGTGATGGGCGCTTTCGCCGAATTCGAGCGCGCCTTGATCCGCGAGCGACAACGTGAGGGCGTGGCACTAGCCAAACAGCGCGGCGCCTATCGCGGGCGTAAGAAGATGCTGTCGGATGAGAGAGTGTCTGAGCTTGTGCAACGCATTGCGAACGGCGAACAGAAAGCCACTATCGCGCGTGACATGGGAATCAGTAGGGAAACCCTATACCAGTATCTGCGATCAGTGGGGTGAGGCTGGGGTAAGCGATGAGCAGACAATATTTTGGTACCGATGGAATCCGTGGACGCACTAATCAGGGGCTAACGGCCGAACTGGCGATGAAGATCGGCATGGCTGCTGGGACGCATTTCCTGCGAGGAAAACACCGCCACCGTGTCGTGATTGGCAAGGACACACGGCTATCAGGCTATATGATAGAAAATGCGCTGGTCGCTGGCTTCACAGCCGTCGGCATGGACGTGGTACAGTTCGGCCCTATTCCGACGCCTGCAGTCGCTTTGCTTGCCCAGTCGATGCGGGCGGACTTAGGAGTCATGATCTCAGCCAGCCACAATCCTTATCTCGATAATGGGATCAAGCTGTTCGGACCGGATGGGTACAAGCTTTCGGATGAAGATGAACTAAAGATCGAGGCGTTGTTGGGGCAGGATATCGCGCTCGCTCCGTCAAAGGAGATCGGCCGTGCTCGCCGCATAGAGGATGCGCGGGGGCGTTATATCCATGCGGTAAAGTCGAGTTTTCCTGCGGATTTGCGACTCGATGGGCTTAGGATCGTCATCGATTGTGCCAATGGGGCGGCCTATCAGGTAGCGCCCTCTGCCTTATGGGAATTGGGCGCTGAGGTGATCGCGATCGGGGTCGGCCCTAATGGCAGTAATATCAACGATGGTTGCGGCTCTACCGCGCCGATGCTGCTTCAGGAAACAGTCGTATCTTCTGGCGCGGACATTGGCATTGCGTTGGACGGGGATGCCGACCGCCTCATCATTGTTGATGAGAAGGGGCAAGTCGTCGATGGTGATCAGATCATGGCGTTGATCGTTACCAATTTCGCGCGTGCGGGCATTTTGCGAGGCGGCAGCCTTGTCGCGACGGTGATGTCGAACCTTGGCCTCGAGCGTTTTCTCGAGGGACAGGGCATTGGGCTTGAACGCACCAAGGTCGGCGACCGATACGTGCTCGAGCGCATGCGCGAGGGAGGTTTTAATGTAGGCGGCGAACAATCGGGACATATGATCCTCTCCGACTATGGAACGACCGGCGATGGGACAGTGGCGGCTTTGCAGGTGCTGGCAGCGCTCGTCCGCGCGAAAAAGCCAGCGAGCGAGGTATTGCACCCATTCGACCCTGTACCCCAGCTACTCAAGAATGTGCGCTTTGCTGAAGGAAAGCCGCTTGAACATGCCGATGTGCAGCATGTCATCGCCCAGGCCGAGGCAGAACTTAACGGTTGCGGCCGCCTCGTCATCAGGCCCTCGGGGACGGAGCCGGTGATCCGGGTGATGGCTGAGGGTGATCGTGAGGATCAAGTGCGCGATGTCGTCGACCGCATTTGCGCCGCTGTGGAAAAGGTCGCTACTTAAGCCTGAGCATTGCTGCTTAAATCATTACCTCGTCAACGAGGTGATTGAAGGCGCGTGTTCTGCTCGGCGGCGACCTCGAAGGGCGACGTCGTATTGGCGCGAGGGGCGTAATAGCGGTCAATCCGGTTGCGAATGCGGTTCTGCACCCGGTTCGCTATACGATTGTTCAGCCGCCCTAAGGGTTCAATATGGACTTGGCTATTGCTGGCGGTCTGGCGCTGCCCCACTTGGCCCGCAGCCGATTCAGCCAGCTGCCCGGCGGGCAGCGACTCCTGAGCCAAGGCAGAAGATGCTAGAAGCAGCGATGTCGCGAAAGCACTGCTGAGCAAAAAAAATCTCATGAGGCTGTCCTTTCTGGCGCTTGTGGTCGTGTGGGCCGGATCAGGATGCGATCAATCTGACCCGAAACACCCCCAATCTCATTCGAGGATCGTGCGATCAGTGCAAGTGTCTGCACCGGGCAGTCGGTGGGAATGTTGACATGTCCTTGGAACCGGCCCCCTGTTTGTGATGAATTTGGTACCTCTACTCGTCCAATTTCACTACCTGTCTGGCAGCGCACGACCCAATAAGGACGCGAGCGCGCAGCCTGCTCAATCCCGATACTATGCCCTTTCAGCACATATTCGCCGGGTGGGAGCATCTGAAGCTGCTGAAGCAGAAGGCCGCCATTGCCCATGGACACTGTGAAATCGAAAAGGCCGTTCGCCGGATCGGACAGGATCGCCGTCGAGACACCGATGCTGTTGATCGCGATCCAGTCGAAAGCGCTGCGCGCTTCGATCGGGCTTGTGAAGGCAGGATCGCGCGATTGATGCCGCTCGCTGCCAGGACGGGCAGCGGCATAATAGGACCAGGCATCGTCGAACAGTTTGGCCGCCAACAGCCTGTTGATGAGCGCCACGCTGGCGCTGTCGGGTACGGACACGCGGGCGATCTGCAAGGCACGGAAAAAGGCCGCGCTCGCCACCGGATCCGCGTCGCTCCGCGCGGCATGATTGATGAAGCCATTACCCCAATTAGGTTGTCCACCAAGGGTTTTGATCAATTCTGCGCGGATCGCCGGGTCGGTCAGCGCGGAGGCCAGCACCGGATAGAGCAGGTCGGGCGCTTTCTTCTTGGTGCGGAGCGCAATATCATAATGTCTGAGCGCGCCTGGAATATCGTCACGCGCCACGGCTAACTCGATCGCCATCAATTGCGTGCGCAAATCCCGTCGCGACAGCGTCTGCGAATAGGCAAGCAGGCGCTCCCCCTCGGCCTGGTCGCCGCGAACGAATGCATCAGCGGCGAGTGTTGCAACCGCTTCGACGGCAGTTGGGTCATGATGCAAGGCGTCGCGCGCGATCGCTACGGCGCGGATACGGTCGGCTTCGCTTGCGTTTGAACGGTAAAGCGTCTGCGACAAGCGACCCGCGATATGGCCATTGTTGGACGCGAGCGCATAAGCCTCTTCGATCCGGCTGTCGGGCAGCACCAATGCTACCGATTGCATGACCGACAAATAGCCTAGCCAGGCGGCGATCCCAGCCAGGATAAGGCGCACACTCCATTCAAGCGGAGAGCGTCGTTGTCGAGAGGTCTTTTCCTTCATCAGGCGGTGTCGGACACTACCTTGCGTCCATAGCGATAGCCATATTCATAACCATAACCATAGCCGTAATGCGCTTTCTTGGCGTCAAACTTGGTAAGAATGCTGCCAATGATGCGGACATTGGCAACGATGAGGCGACCGAGTGCCTCTTTCACCAGACCAGAGCGGATACCATGGGATTCAACGGCATAGAGAACGCCTTCAACCTTGGCTGCGATGAGCGACGCGTCGGCTAGCCCCATGACCGGCGGGGAGTCGATGATGACATGGTCATAACTTTCAAGCAGTTGCGCAATAAGCTGCGAAAGACGACTGCCGGTCAGCAATTCAGCGGCATTGGGCGGAAGTGGCCCTGCCGACATCGCCGTGAAGCCCAGGTCCTCCATCGGAAAGGTCAGGGATTCGAGATTGCCCTCTCCGGTCAGGTAGTTGCTAAGTCCCCGATCATGCCTGACACCGCCCAGATGATGGATTGAGGGATTACGCATATCGCCATCAATAAGGATGACCCTCTTACCCCCGCGTGCGAGCGTCGTGGCCAAAGCAAGACAAGTGGTTGACTTGCCTTCCCCCGGTCGCGTCGAGGTGACGGAGAAGGAACGCGGGACGCCATGCTCGGTGGAGAAGGCAAGATTGGTCTGCACCGTCAGATAGGCATCCACGAGGTCCGACTTGCGGTCAAGCAAGACATCCTTGGGCGCCTCTTCGATTTTAGGGATCGAGCCGAGCAGCGGCAGACCAAGCTCACGCTTCGCTTCAGCTGGATCGGCGATGCCCTCGTCGATCTGCTCGAGGCCAAAGGCCAGCGCTGCGCCGATGCCCAAGCCCGCTAGGATAGCGATGGCGAGATTGATGAGCAATCTGGGGCTTGAAGGCGCTTTGGGTGCCTGGGCCGGATCGACGACCGAGATATTGTTGACGCCGACGCCGCCGGCGACGCCGATTTCCTTGAAGCGCTGGAGCAGGCCGTCATAGAGTGCCTGATTGGTGTCCACTTCCTGCTGATAGATATTATATTGGATGCTGCGGCGGCGTAGGTCGAGATAGTCATTTTTAAGTTGTTCGACCTTGGCTTGAAGCGCGTGTTCCTGCCCCTGCGTCCGGCGATAGTCGGCGAGAAGTGATGAGGTTACGCGGCTTTCTTCGCTCGCGATGCTGCGGTCGAGTTGGGTGATTTGCGCTTGGACCGCTTGAGCGGCAGGGTAACCTGGTTCGAACTGCGTCATCAAGCGCTTGTAATCAGCCGCCAGCTCCGCGCGACGCTGGCGTAGGCTGTTGATCGCCGTATTGTTCAGAGCTTCCGCCGATGCGCCCGCTCGCCCATTTTGCTGAAAGCGTGACTGCGCCTCAATGCGGCTCGCGGTCGCCTGGGTCAGCGCGGCATTGAGTGCGGCCAAATCATCGACGACGATCGAGCGTTCCGAACTCGATTGGCCATTGCCCGATTGCGCGGGCAGATTGATGATCTTGGCGGATGAGGCGTAATTGACCAATTGCCGTTGCGATTCGTCCAGCCGTTGCTTCAACTGAACCAGCTGCTTCTGGAGAAGATTGCGCCCATAGGAGGTTGCCTGGATCTTGCGTTCCAGATTGGTCTGGATGAAATTCTCCGACCATGTATTGGCGACCTGCGCTGAAAAGGTAGGGTCTGGGCTGGTGAATTTGATCTCGACCAAGCGCGACATGCGTGTGGGGCTGATGTTGAGATGCTCGCGCAATATTTCGCCGGCGACCCGTTGCCGCGTGGCGCGGCCCGAGGCGGGATAGCGGCCGTTCGAAAGGGCGAAGGCCGGATCGTCGCTCTCGAAATCGAACATGTCGAAGAAGCTTTGCGATTCCGTTAGCTTGAGCTGCGTCGCCACGCGCTCGGACAGCGCGCGCGATTCCAGCAAGCCATATTGCGTCTGGTAAAATTCCTGATCGGCAATGCCAGCCTCACGCTCCACCCCCTGAAGATCGGTGACCTTGTCCGCTTCGCGCGAAATCTCGATCGTTGAGGATGCGGTATATTGCGGCGTCATCAGCAGGGTCGCGATCAGGCCAATCAGGAAGCACACCGCGACCGCGCCAAGGATCACATAGCGCCACCGCATGGCGATACGCAGATATTGGCGCAATATGGGGGGGGCGGTGTTTTCCGATTGCGCCTGCAACAAAGCTGCCGGGGCCAGGTGGCTGCCTAGAGTCAAATTACTATTGGTCATAGGACTGCAAGCCTCAGCGTAGGACTGCGACAAGGGGTGCCGCGAGTAGAGGTGCCAGGGAAACGACATCCCGGAAAAGGCGACGTTGCGGGGAATCTCCGATAATGACGACATCATTGGCGTAGACTGGTGGATCGGCATAGGCGCCGCGGCGGATCGCGCTTATATCGTAGAGACCCGCCATCCGTTGATTGTCGACGGTGCGCAGGATCACCACCTGTTCCTGTTTTGCGAATTCCGACAGGCCTTTGGCCGAAGCGATGACGCGCATCAGCGTCATCTGGTTGGTCACCGGATACAGACCCGGTTCCTTCACCTCGCCATCGACCGTCACGACCTGGCTGACCGAACTTCTGATGTTGACGGTCACTTGGGGGTTGCGGACATAACGCCCCTGCAACGCGTTCTCGATCGCACTGGCCAGCTCTTCGGCGGTCTTGTTGCGCGCATCGATGGCGCCCACCAGCGGCATGGAGATGCGTCCGCTCGCGTCCACCTGCATTTCGCGACTGAGTTCGGCCACGTTGAAGATGTCGACATAGATCGTATCGAGCGGGCCGATGAGCGCAGGCCGGTCAGCGGCAGCCAGATCGCTGCGGTTGGGCGCGGGCAGACCCTGGCTATCGGGAATGACGGTCAGCTGCGCGCTGGATTGTGGCGGCGGCGCTCCCGCGCAGCCGGCAAGGCCGGCCGCCATCATGATCGAAACAAGAATTTTGCGCATGCGCCCCATATCTTCCCGCTGAAGAGACTTTCGCCTTAGATGCTGATCGTAATCAGGTAAAGCCGGCCTTTATAGGAGGTGTCTTGTTTTGGCAGAGCCAAATAGCGGCGATGACGATCATCGCCATCATCATCGGCGTGCGCGCGGGATAGTCGAAGGCGCTGGCGACGAAGACAAGAAGCAACATGGCCGACCCCAGCTTCGGTAGGACGGAGTGCTGCCCGTTAGCCCGCCAAGCGCGCAGGCTGGCTATCGCGTACCATCCGATCGCGAGGAGCAGGAGCAGCACCGCAGGCAGGCCGCCATCGAGCACGACTTCCAGAAAATCATTATGGGCGTGGTTGAAATAGGTCGGCTTGAGCAACCCGAAGGGCTCGTGCAGGCGGAAGATTGGATCGAAACCGCCAAAGCCCGCGCCTGCTGGAAAATAGGCGGCGATCATCGACAGCACCGTTGGTAAGCCGCGCGTGCGCATGTCCTGGCCTGGATCGACTTCGAACGCGCGGCGCACGGACTCAGCTCGGTCGGCGGCGATGCTGACCAGGACGAATAGCGCGACGCCGCCGATGATCGCCACGATCAGCGCCGGGAACACCCAGCGTGGCGCCCCGCGCAAAGCGCGGCGGACATCGTGCCAGCACAAAGCGAGGCCGAGCGCCAGCGCCAACATGCCGGTCAACATGCCGGCGCGCGATCCGGTCGCCAATATGGTGAGAGCAAAGAGCGTCATCAGCGCCAGTGCGACTGGCGCGCGCCACCCCACGCCTTGTTTTCCGGCAGATTGTTTTCCGGCAAAGGCCCAGACAGGGGTAATCAGGCATCCGATGGCGAGGAAGAGCGCGAAATGGTTGCGGTTGGCGAAGGTGCCGCTGATGCTTCCCACCGTGTCATTGATAAATGGATTATCGAGGACGAAGCCGGAAAATTGCAGCAACCCGACCAGCATCGAGCAGAAAATGATCCCGAGCAGGATCGTCGGCAGCCATGTTTTCTCCTCGTTGCACAAAGCAGTGACGAGAATGAGTGTTACGACCGGCACGATCAGCGAGGACGCGGCGTTGATCGTCGCTGAAGGAACGATCGCCCAAGGCCGCCATACCGTCTCGCTGGGTGATGCCCCGAGTAGCACGTCCCGGCCCGGCAGCGCCGTCCAGATGTTGGGAGGCAACGGCACCAGTTGCAGCAGGACAAGCAGAACCGTCGCCAGCAGCAGCCAGAACGCCGCTCCCGCCCCCGCGACCACCGGTCGCACGCCGAGCAGGATTGCGAGCACGAACAACGTCCACGTTGCCCCCCGCGTTATCACCTGCCCCGTGACGTCTGCGTGCGACGCGCCGCCCGCCACCCATAAGGTGCCCAGCAGCAGCAGCAGCAGTACCAGAGCGGGACTCCAGCGGCGTGTGAGGACGGGGCGGGAAGGCATCTAGGACGGAGTCTCCTGTGTGCGCATCGCGTCCTTGAACATATCGCCTATGGCCTGCGAAACACGCGCCATGTCGTCAGATGAAAGCGTCGGATGGACGAGGAACATGAGGCTGGTCCCGCCCAGTTCGCGCGCGACCGGTAGGGGCACTTCGGGCCGCCAGCCGGTGCCGTCGAACGCCTTTTCCAGATAGACTTCGGAGCAGGAGCCTTGGAAGCAGGGAATGCCCCGCTCGCCCATTTCGGTGACGATCCGGTCGCGCGACCAGCCGGATGCCAGATTTTCCGGCCGGACATAGGCATAATATTTATAGAAAGCGTGGACCGATCCTTCCGGCCAGCTTCGGTCCGGGCCGAACGGGCCATGAAGGCGGATGATCCCGTTCTTGTCGGCAAAGGGTGTCAGGGCTTCATGTAGGATCGCCGCATTGGCCGTCCGCGTGCACGTCCATTCGTTCATGCGGCGAAGCTGGATGCGGCCGATTGCCGCCTGCATCTCCAGCATCCGCCAGTTGGTGCCGATGCTCTCATGCAGCCAGCGGAAACCCGGCGGGTGCGCGCGCTCATAGACCGCTTCCCAGCTCTTGCCATGATCCTTGAACGACCACATGCGCGACCAGAGATCGCGGTCGTTGCACGTCACCATGCCGCCCTCGCCGCCGGTGGTCATGATCTTGTCCTGGCAGAAGGACCAGGCGCTGACATGCCCGATCGACCCGACGCTACGCCCCTTGTAGCACGCGCCATGTGCCTGCGCGCAATCCTCGATCACCTTGATGCCATGCGCGGCGGCGAGGTTCATAATCGGGTCCATATCGCAGGGCCAGCCCGCAAGGTGGACCGCGATGATCGCCCTAGTATGCGGGGTGAGGACGGCCTGACAAGTCTCGGCCGAGATATTGCCGCTCGCACGTTCAACATCGGCGAAGACCGGCCTGGCGCCGGCATTGGCGACGCAGGATATCGACGCGATGAAGGTGCGCGGCGTGACTATCACCTCATCCTCGGCGCTGCCACCATTGGCGCTGCCGATGCCAAGGCCCTGCAGCGCCAGATCGAGCGCGACCGTGCCATTGGCGACGGCGATGGCATAGCCACTGTCCGACCAGGCAGCGAATTCCCGCTCGAAGGCGCGGCATTCCTCGCCGGTCCAGTAGTTGACGCGGTTGGAGAGCAAAACGGTAGAGACGGCGTCCGCTTCTTCCTGCGTGTAACTAGGCCAGGGCGCGAAGTTCGTGTTCAGCATGTCACTTTTTCTCGAGAATGCGGGCGGGGTTGCCGACCACGGTTACAGCTGGAGGAACATCCTTGGTCACGATGGCGCCCATGCCGATGACGGCATCTGCTCCGATCGTCAGATTTTGGCGGATGATGGCGCCCGACCCGATATAGGCGCGATCGCCTATCCGAATATTGCCGTTGCAGCGCACACCTGGCGCAAAGGTTACATAATCGCCGATCACGCAATCATGCTCGACATAGGAATAGAGGTTGGCGTGGAAGCAACGGCCTATACGGATGTTCGAGGTCAAGGTAACGAATGGAGATATAAGCGCGCCTTCTCCAACCTCGACATCATCCATAATGATGATATTTTCTGCCGCTGTAGATATGATATCCACGCCCGATTCACGGCATTTTTCGTCGAGCATCTGCCTGACCTGGGGATTAGCGACGGCCAGCGCCGCTCTACGCCGTTTGGCTGGTTCTTCCATAAATCGATCAAAGGTCCACACTTCATGACCATTGGCATGAGATGATGTCGGATTATCATCGATAAAGACCAAGGTCGCATCCGTGCCTGCCATCTCTCGCCGCAGCAGCGGCA
This Sphingobium yanoikuyae DNA region includes the following protein-coding sequences:
- a CDS encoding GumC family protein is translated as MTNSNLTLGSHLAPAALLQAQSENTAPPILRQYLRIAMRWRYVILGAVAVCFLIGLIATLLMTPQYTASSTIEISREADKVTDLQGVEREAGIADQEFYQTQYGLLESRALSERVATQLKLTESQSFFDMFDFESDDPAFALSNGRYPASGRATRQRVAGEILREHLNISPTRMSRLVEIKFTSPDPTFSAQVANTWSENFIQTNLERKIQATSYGRNLLQKQLVQLKQRLDESQRQLVNYASSAKIINLPAQSGNGQSSSERSIVVDDLAALNAALTQATASRIEAQSRFQQNGRAGASAEALNNTAINSLRQRRAELAADYKRLMTQFEPGYPAAQAVQAQITQLDRSIASEESRVTSSLLADYRRTQGQEHALQAKVEQLKNDYLDLRRRSIQYNIYQQEVDTNQALYDGLLQRFKEIGVAGGVGVNNISVVDPAQAPKAPSSPRLLINLAIAILAGLGIGAALAFGLEQIDEGIADPAEAKRELGLPLLGSIPKIEEAPKDVLLDRKSDLVDAYLTVQTNLAFSTEHGVPRSFSVTSTRPGEGKSTTCLALATTLARGGKRVILIDGDMRNPSIHHLGGVRHDRGLSNYLTGEGNLESLTFPMEDLGFTAMSAGPLPPNAAELLTGSRLSQLIAQLLESYDHVIIDSPPVMGLADASLIAAKVEGVLYAVESHGIRSGLVKEALGRLIVANVRIIGSILTKFDAKKAHYGYGYGYEYGYRYGRKVVSDTA
- a CDS encoding polysaccharide biosynthesis/export family protein; its protein translation is MMAAGLAGCAGAPPPQSSAQLTVIPDSQGLPAPNRSDLAAADRPALIGPLDTIYVDIFNVAELSREMQVDASGRISMPLVGAIDARNKTAEELASAIENALQGRYVRNPQVTVNIRSSVSQVVTVDGEVKEPGLYPVTNQMTLMRVIASAKGLSEFAKQEQVVILRTVDNQRMAGLYDISAIRRGAYADPPVYANDVVIIGDSPQRRLFRDVVSLAPLLAAPLVAVLR
- a CDS encoding type II toxin-antitoxin system RelE/ParE family toxin, with amino-acid sequence MPRLIWTAEALADVDRLHRWLKTKDADAVRRAVAAIRGGVRILAATPHIGRPTEDMESEYREKLIDFGNSGYVVLYHFDGETVALLAVRHQREAGYQ
- a CDS encoding O-antigen ligase family protein — its product is MPSRPVLTRRWSPALVLLLLLLGTLWVAGGASHADVTGQVITRGATWTLFVLAILLGVRPVVAGAGAAFWLLLATVLLVLLQLVPLPPNIWTALPGRDVLLGASPSETVWRPWAIVPSATINAASSLIVPVVTLILVTALCNEEKTWLPTILLGIIFCSMLVGLLQFSGFVLDNPFINDTVGSISGTFANRNHFALFLAIGCLITPVWAFAGKQSAGKQGVGWRAPVALALMTLFALTILATGSRAGMLTGMLALALGLALCWHDVRRALRGAPRWVFPALIVAIIGGVALFVLVSIAADRAESVRRAFEVDPGQDMRTRGLPTVLSMIAAYFPAGAGFGGFDPIFRLHEPFGLLKPTYFNHAHNDFLEVVLDGGLPAVLLLLLAIGWYAIASLRAWRANGQHSVLPKLGSAMLLLVFVASAFDYPARTPMMMAMIVIAAIWLCQNKTPPIKAGFT
- the glmM gene encoding phosphoglucosamine mutase is translated as MSRQYFGTDGIRGRTNQGLTAELAMKIGMAAGTHFLRGKHRHRVVIGKDTRLSGYMIENALVAGFTAVGMDVVQFGPIPTPAVALLAQSMRADLGVMISASHNPYLDNGIKLFGPDGYKLSDEDELKIEALLGQDIALAPSKEIGRARRIEDARGRYIHAVKSSFPADLRLDGLRIVIDCANGAAYQVAPSALWELGAEVIAIGVGPNGSNINDGCGSTAPMLLQETVVSSGADIGIALDGDADRLIIVDEKGQVVDGDQIMALIVTNFARAGILRGGSLVATVMSNLGLERFLEGQGIGLERTKVGDRYVLERMREGGFNVGGEQSGHMILSDYGTTGDGTVAALQVLAALVRAKKPASEVLHPFDPVPQLLKNVRFAEGKPLEHADVQHVIAQAEAELNGCGRLVIRPSGTEPVIRVMAEGDREDQVRDVVDRICAAVEKVAT
- a CDS encoding recombinase family protein, whose product is MKGQRIGYIRVSTFEQNIDRQLDGVALDRVFTDRASGKDVGRPQLEAMLSFIREGDTLVVHSMDRLARNLDDLRKLVQLLTRQGIRIEFVKESLSFTGEDSPMANLMLSVMGAFAEFERALIRERQREGVALAKQRGAYRGRKKMLSDERVSELVQRIANGEQKATIARDMGISRETLYQYLRSVG
- a CDS encoding CopG family ribbon-helix-helix protein → MATATSIKLDDALKGRVQHLANARRRSSHWIMREAIAQYVEREEKREAFKQDAIRAWENYQQTGLHVTLEEADVWLAKLEAGEDAEPPKCHV
- a CDS encoding WGR domain-containing protein encodes the protein MKGAIPPDPIELVALDPTRNIRRRYSISASFDLFGMIIVETRWGRIGAAGQTQCHAFADRAAADRHIAAILRRRGTAERRIGIVYRPVERSGA